From the genome of Impatiens glandulifera chromosome 9, dImpGla2.1, whole genome shotgun sequence, one region includes:
- the LOC124916073 gene encoding cytochrome P450 81Q32-like, producing the protein MDPITTLLYASLIYILFVAIILNFLSSHKRLKRNLPLSPSPTFPIIGHLRLLSDLPHRTFHELSQKLGPVFSLQLGNRLAVVVSSPSAVEECFTKNDIILANRPYFISWKFIGYNYTSMIESPYGDHWRKMRRLLTVEIFSTTRLNSSLSIRQDQVKHLLRDLRSTSVIFHFYSCEHEVRIVFQKFTYDSSSRLSELSFNNIMSMISGVKCLNQGEFLNFEAKEILNIIDEIFKLRGVSHLADFLPFLRFFDYQNYEKNFSALQKKMDAFLEHLIDQHRLSNDGNSMIDHLLVLQEKQPDYYTNEIIKGLLLFMILAGTDTSWITLEWALSLLVNHPDVLKKVATELDAQIGQDRLLDESDLAKLPYLHGVILETIRMFPAGPLLVPHMSSEDCKIVGFDVPRGTVLIVNAWAINRDPDIWEEAEMFKPDRFEDGEAESGYKLMTFGMGRRACPGVALAYRIMGLALGSLIQCFHWKRLSENELVDLSEGKGLSMPKAQPLEVMCKARQILHKHL; encoded by the exons ATGGATCCAATTACTACATTGTTATACGCCTCTTTAATTTACATCCTCTTTGTGGCCATCATATTAAACTTTCTCTCATCTCATAAACGATTAAAGAGAAACCTTCCTCTTAGTCCATCGCCTACTTTTCCGATTATCGGACATCTTCGTCTCCTAAGCGACCTTCCTCATCGGACCTTTCACGAGCTCTCACAAAAACTAGGCCCTGTCTTCTCCCTTCAACTGGGAAACCGGCTTGCAGTGGTCGTATCTTCCCCGTCCGCTGTGGAAGAATGCTTCACCAAGAACGATATCATTCTAGCCAACCGGCCATATTTCATTTCTTGGAAGTTCATTGGCTACAATTACACCTCCATGATTGAATCACCTTATGGGGACCATTGGCGAAAGATGCGTCGTCTACTAACGGTAGAGATTTTTTCCACCACCCGTCTCAACTCTTCCTTATCCATTCGACAAGACCAAGTTAAACATCTACTTCGAGACCTTCGATCAACAAGTGTCATCTTCCACTTTTACAGCTGTGAACATGAGGTGCGCATTGTTTTCCAAAAATTCACTTACGATTCTTC GTCACGGTTATCGGAGTTATcgtttaataatataatgagCATGATCTCGGGAGTAAAATGTCTCAACCAAGGAGAATTTTTGAATTTCGAGGCTAAAgaaatattgaatattatagACGAGATTTTCAAACTACGTGGTGTATCACATCTTGCAgattttttaccatttttaagGTTTTTTGATTATCAAAACTACGAAAAGAATTTTTCGGCCCTTCAAAAGAAAATGGATGCCTTTCTTGAACATCTCATAGATCAACATCGGTTATCTAACGACGGTAACTCAATGATTGACCACTTGCTTGTTTTACAAGAAAAACAACCGGACTACTATACTAATGAAATTATCAAAGGTCTATTACTA TTTATGATACTTGCTGGGACGGATACATCATGGATAACATTGGAATGGGCATTGTCATTATTAGTAAATCACCCCGATGTATTAAAGAAGGTGGCGACCGAGCTAGATGCCCAAATTGGCCAAGACCGCCTATTGGATGAATCTGATCTTGCTAAACTCCCTTATCTCCATGGAGTGATTTTGGAGACCATTCGAATGTTCCCAGCAGGACCACTCCTTGTCCCCCACATGTCGTCGGAGGATTGCAAGATTGTTGGATTCGACGTTCCTCGTGGAACAGTATTAATAGTAAATGCATGGGCCATTAATAGGGATCCTGATATTTGGGAAGAAGCGGAAATGTTTAAGCCCGATAGATTTGAAGATGGAGAAGCTGAAAGTGGATACAAGCTAATGACATTCGGGATGGGTAGAAGGGCTTGTCCTGGAGTAGCCCTAGCTTATCGAATTATGGGACTGGCATTGGGCTCGTTGATCCAATGCTTTCATTGGAAGAGACTAAGTGAGAATGAATTGGTTGATTTAAGTGAGGGGAAGGGTCTCTCCATGCCTAAAGCTCAACCACTTGAGGTTATGTGCAAAGCTCGTCAAATCTTGCACAAGCATTTATaa